A genomic region of Candidatus Eisenbacteria bacterium contains the following coding sequences:
- a CDS encoding serine/threonine-protein kinase: MTLSPGTRLGPYEIVAPLGAGGMGEVYRARDPRLGRDVAIKVLPAEFARDEERMRRFTREARAAGSLQHPNIVTVFDIGTEGTVTYVVQELVPGGSLRDRLARGPVPLREALRLASGVAAGLAAAHEKGIVHRDLKPENVAIADEGRPQVLDFGLARVERSLDEATLTAQPTSAGMVIGTVGYMAPEQVRGEVADARSDVFALGTMLHEMLSGGRPFSRGSSVETLHAILHDEPPPLPPGVPSHVARVVSRCLEKDPRARFQSARDLAFALDLVAGGSPAAAAGSAAGATVGPPRTPAWIAVAAALALAAAGYAIGRLTAPRANVSTVRVSTLSQGTRDIEPGVAPDGRFVAFSSVRPGGMGIWITDMTSRSEVRLTTGADHYPRFTPDGGSVLYTRLERARHSLWRVPVLGGSPRLVIEDADDADIAPDGDRIAFLAGTSDSSGARAQLMLARSDGTARRELWSVGSVILANPRWSPDGRSIALILSGSQNNPGTLAIVDVGKGTVRRFASPNGGVFSSPAWDGSGHGIIVAEGEGTLAVTRGAAARLFRFDVRSGRFQLLGWLNEYPTMLDLLPDGRLVLSSLLVRQNLREVALSSRGGENGRWLTAGMAMDRQPVYAPDGRSVVFSSNRGGTLDLWELSLARGEMHRVTDDPADDWDPVVTRDGESIFWSSNRSGAFEVWSARRDGSSPRQVSRDSLDAENPGVSPDGRWIIYSSSNVAKSGLWRVGTDGGNAELLLRGITLIPDLSPDGRYASVILAVGTLEANLTVVDLESGRVLPSTVPLRGTPGTVQVGRSRWTPDSQALVYLEVRDDGHPVLLRRPLSAWRGEGGQADTLFAGSSDAIESFGFSPDGRHAVLSVVDWLSGLAITNSVPGVAPRRSAK, translated from the coding sequence GTGACCCTCTCTCCCGGCACCCGGCTCGGCCCCTACGAGATCGTCGCCCCGCTCGGGGCCGGCGGCATGGGCGAGGTCTATCGCGCCCGCGATCCGCGGCTGGGCCGCGACGTGGCGATCAAGGTGCTGCCCGCGGAATTCGCGCGGGACGAAGAGCGCATGCGCCGCTTCACGCGCGAGGCGCGCGCCGCCGGCTCGCTCCAGCATCCGAACATCGTCACGGTCTTCGACATCGGGACCGAAGGGACGGTCACCTACGTCGTGCAGGAACTCGTCCCGGGCGGCTCGTTGCGCGACCGCCTCGCCCGCGGTCCCGTGCCGCTGCGCGAGGCGCTGCGGCTCGCCTCGGGCGTCGCCGCCGGACTCGCGGCCGCGCACGAGAAGGGCATCGTTCACAGGGACCTCAAGCCCGAGAACGTCGCGATCGCCGACGAGGGCCGCCCGCAGGTGCTGGACTTCGGCCTGGCTCGCGTCGAGCGGTCGCTCGACGAAGCGACGCTCACGGCACAGCCCACCTCGGCCGGCATGGTGATCGGCACGGTCGGTTACATGGCGCCCGAGCAGGTGCGGGGCGAGGTGGCCGACGCGCGCTCGGACGTGTTCGCGCTCGGCACGATGCTGCACGAGATGCTCTCGGGCGGCCGTCCGTTCTCGCGCGGCTCGTCGGTCGAGACGCTGCACGCGATCCTGCACGACGAGCCGCCGCCGCTGCCCCCGGGCGTGCCCTCGCACGTGGCGCGCGTCGTCTCGCGCTGTCTCGAGAAGGACCCGCGCGCGCGCTTCCAGTCGGCGCGCGACCTCGCGTTCGCGCTCGACCTGGTGGCGGGCGGGAGCCCGGCCGCGGCGGCCGGGAGCGCGGCAGGCGCGACCGTGGGGCCGCCCCGCACGCCCGCGTGGATCGCGGTCGCCGCTGCGCTCGCGCTGGCCGCGGCCGGCTACGCGATCGGCCGGCTGACGGCGCCACGCGCGAATGTGAGCACGGTTCGCGTCTCGACGCTCTCGCAGGGCACGCGGGACATCGAACCGGGGGTGGCTCCCGACGGCCGGTTCGTCGCGTTCAGCTCGGTGCGTCCGGGCGGCATGGGCATCTGGATCACCGACATGACCTCGCGCAGCGAGGTCCGCCTCACCACCGGGGCCGATCACTATCCACGCTTCACGCCCGACGGCGGAAGCGTCCTGTACACGCGGCTCGAGCGTGCCCGCCACTCGCTCTGGCGCGTACCGGTCCTCGGCGGTTCGCCCCGGCTCGTGATCGAGGACGCGGATGACGCCGACATCGCACCCGACGGGGATCGGATCGCGTTCCTCGCCGGGACGTCGGACAGCAGCGGCGCTCGCGCCCAACTCATGCTCGCGCGCTCCGACGGCACGGCGCGCCGGGAACTCTGGTCCGTCGGCTCCGTGATCCTGGCCAATCCGCGCTGGTCGCCGGATGGCCGATCCATCGCATTGATTCTCTCGGGCAGTCAGAACAATCCGGGCACCCTCGCGATCGTGGACGTCGGGAAGGGCACGGTCCGCCGGTTCGCCTCGCCCAACGGCGGAGTGTTCTCGAGTCCGGCCTGGGACGGCTCGGGCCACGGCATCATCGTGGCCGAGGGCGAGGGCACCCTCGCCGTCACACGCGGCGCGGCGGCGCGACTGTTCCGTTTCGACGTTCGCTCGGGCCGCTTCCAGCTGCTCGGGTGGCTCAACGAATACCCCACGATGCTCGACCTGCTGCCCGATGGTCGGCTCGTGTTGTCGAGTCTGCTCGTCCGGCAGAATCTGCGCGAGGTGGCCCTGAGTTCCCGGGGCGGCGAAAACGGCCGCTGGCTCACGGCAGGGATGGCCATGGACCGGCAGCCTGTGTACGCACCCGACGGACGGTCGGTCGTGTTCTCCTCGAATCGCGGCGGCACGCTGGACCTTTGGGAGCTCTCGCTCGCGCGCGGAGAGATGCATCGCGTGACCGACGATCCGGCCGACGACTGGGATCCCGTCGTCACACGCGACGGCGAATCCATCTTCTGGAGCTCGAATCGAAGCGGCGCGTTCGAGGTGTGGAGCGCGCGCCGCGACGGCTCCTCGCCGCGGCAGGTCTCGCGTGACAGCCTCGACGCCGAGAACCCGGGGGTGTCGCCCGACGGGCGATGGATCATCTACAGCTCGTCCAACGTCGCGAAGTCCGGACTGTGGCGGGTCGGAACGGACGGCGGCAACGCCGAGCTGCTCCTGCGCGGCATCACGCTGATCCCCGACCTCTCGCCCGATGGCCGCTACGCGTCGGTGATCCTCGCCGTGGGCACGCTCGAGGCGAACCTCACGGTGGTGGACCTCGAATCGGGCAGAGTCCTGCCCTCGACCGTGCCGCTTCGGGGCACGCCCGGCACGGTGCAGGTGGGCCGGTCGCGCTGGACGCCGGACAGTCAGGCCCTCGTCTACCTGGAAGTGCGCGACGACGGCCACCCGGTCCTGCTGCGGCGACCGCTGTCGGCCTGGCGCGGCGAAGGCGGCCAGGCGGACACCCTCTTCGCCGGCTCGTCCGACGCGATTGAATCGTTCGGCTTCTCGCCCGACGGCAGGCATGCCGTCCTCTCCGTCGTGGACTGGCTGTCGGGCCTTGCCATCACGAACAGCGTGCCGGGCGTGGCGCCCCGCAGATCGGCGAAGTAG
- a CDS encoding S9 family peptidase has protein sequence MRSLVALFLIAGTALFAPVATAADAPSVAQFLKVRTPGTPVLLPDGSLLLRDWPDGVWQLYRVTPKAPGPNASYAPGEVVRTQLTNFPDGVSSFSLSPDGKRCVIAHARGGDENTQLSLIDPTAPGIAPLTPVLANPRVQASINAWLRDGSGFFYSANDESPNDFYLYRYDFATGKARRILGEPGSWRIAGVTDDGSRVLLSNRLSASDAHVWEMDLATGKRTELTIAPAGGTASCSAEGYLPGEKSVLLSSDLNGGKQRLYVRDLKSGRITDAIPSLAGFELDGAGLNDRRDMLLVVTNEDGYAVPHFYTVPGFKPMAAPPMEKGVVGGSEFRGSTLVWSLSNARNAGQAYATTFTPGGAPVTKQLTWTDDAGVDLSRFRLPELVRYPAFDGRPIPAFLYLPEGHQAGHPIPFVVYYHGGPEGQNRPGFSAALQYFVSRGYGLLMPNVRGSTGYGREYQMLDNYKGRWDSVRDGVDAAEWLVKQGYARPGAIATYGGSYGGFMSVACIVEDQDRVDRGARKERLFGAAIDVVGIVNMQTFLEKTSGYRRKLREAEYGPLTDPEFLKSISSIHKVDKMNVPFFIAHGFNDPRVPVEEAMQLAIALKDRRQSPRVFIAPDEGHGFQKLDNRIYFYERAVQFLDETIGTAAKQAATAP, from the coding sequence ATGCGTTCCCTCGTCGCGCTGTTCCTGATCGCGGGTACGGCCCTCTTCGCGCCCGTCGCGACCGCCGCCGACGCGCCCTCGGTCGCGCAGTTCCTCAAGGTCCGCACGCCCGGCACGCCGGTGCTGTTGCCGGATGGCTCGCTGCTCCTTCGCGACTGGCCGGACGGCGTCTGGCAGCTCTACCGCGTGACGCCGAAGGCACCGGGGCCGAACGCCTCGTACGCGCCGGGCGAGGTCGTGCGCACGCAGCTCACGAACTTCCCCGACGGCGTTTCGAGCTTCTCTCTCTCGCCCGACGGCAAACGCTGCGTGATCGCCCATGCGCGCGGCGGCGACGAGAACACGCAGCTCTCGCTAATTGATCCGACGGCGCCAGGGATCGCGCCGCTCACTCCGGTGCTCGCGAACCCCCGTGTGCAGGCGTCCATCAACGCCTGGTTGCGCGACGGCTCGGGCTTCTTCTATTCGGCGAACGACGAGAGCCCGAACGACTTCTACCTCTACCGGTACGACTTCGCGACCGGAAAGGCGCGCCGGATTCTCGGCGAGCCCGGAAGCTGGCGTATCGCGGGCGTGACCGACGACGGCTCGCGCGTGCTGCTCTCGAACCGCCTGTCGGCCTCCGACGCGCATGTGTGGGAGATGGACCTCGCGACCGGCAAGCGCACCGAACTGACCATCGCACCCGCGGGCGGCACGGCATCGTGCAGCGCCGAGGGATACCTGCCCGGCGAGAAGTCGGTGCTGCTTTCCTCGGACCTGAACGGCGGCAAGCAGCGCCTGTACGTGCGGGATCTCAAGAGCGGCAGGATCACCGACGCGATCCCGTCGCTCGCGGGCTTCGAGCTGGATGGCGCCGGGCTCAACGACCGCCGCGACATGCTCCTCGTCGTCACCAACGAGGACGGCTACGCGGTGCCGCACTTCTACACCGTGCCGGGCTTCAAGCCGATGGCGGCGCCGCCCATGGAAAAGGGCGTCGTTGGCGGCTCGGAGTTCCGCGGCTCGACGCTCGTCTGGTCGCTCTCGAACGCGCGCAACGCCGGACAGGCATACGCCACCACGTTCACGCCGGGCGGCGCACCGGTGACGAAGCAACTGACCTGGACCGACGACGCCGGCGTGGACCTCTCGCGCTTCCGCCTGCCCGAACTGGTGCGCTACCCGGCCTTCGACGGCCGGCCGATCCCGGCGTTCCTGTACCTGCCCGAGGGCCACCAGGCGGGTCACCCGATTCCGTTCGTCGTCTACTACCACGGCGGCCCGGAGGGCCAGAACCGCCCGGGCTTCAGCGCCGCGCTCCAGTACTTCGTCTCCCGCGGCTACGGCCTGCTGATGCCCAACGTGAGGGGCAGCACGGGCTACGGCCGCGAGTACCAGATGCTCGACAACTACAAGGGCCGCTGGGACAGCGTGCGCGATGGCGTGGACGCCGCCGAGTGGCTGGTGAAGCAGGGCTACGCGCGGCCCGGCGCGATCGCGACCTACGGCGGCTCGTACGGCGGCTTCATGTCGGTCGCATGCATCGTCGAGGATCAGGACCGCGTGGATCGCGGCGCGCGCAAGGAACGGCTGTTCGGCGCCGCGATTGACGTCGTCGGCATCGTCAACATGCAGACCTTCCTCGAGAAGACCAGTGGCTACCGGCGCAAGCTGCGCGAGGCGGAATACGGCCCGCTCACCGACCCCGAGTTCCTGAAGAGCATCTCGTCCATTCACAAGGTGGACAAGATGAACGTGCCGTTCTTCATCGCCCACGGCTTCAACGATCCACGCGTTCCGGTGGAGGAGGCGATGCAACTGGCGATCGCCCTCAAGGACCGCCGGCAGTCGCCGCGCGTGTTCATCGCGCCCGACGAGGGCCACGGCTTCCAGAAGCTCGACAACCGCATCTACTTCTACGAGCGGGCGGTGCAGTTCCTCGACGAGACGATCGGGACGGCGGCGAAGCAGGCCGCGACTGCGCCGTAG